A genomic segment from Geitlerinema sp. PCC 7407 encodes:
- a CDS encoding iron uptake porin, with amino-acid sequence MMKLLAHGLKISPVLWGAIALGSAAVPGAIAAEPLPEATVSPALTQVTSVSQLSDVQPTDWAFQALQSLVERYGCIAGYPDGTYRGNRAMTRYEFAAGLNACLDRVNELIAAGTADLATQEDLAALQRLQEEFAAELATLRGRVDSLEARTAELEANQFSTTTKLNGEAAFTLADAFGDDVDAETVFHDRVRLQLTSTFNGKDRLYTRLYAGNLGTSFAPTLGTNEGRYAFDGAVDNDVLIDRLHYVFPVGDRLQVTAMASLAGHHFYADTFNPGLEAGGGATGALSRFGERNPIYRFGLGGQGIGLRYKVSNSIEASAGYMARGGDNPSEKAGLFDGNYSALAQLVFKPSDSFKVGLTYIHSYDGTARRFSFGGTGTNLGNLAPAALGGLNTPVSSNAYGAQAYFRVSPKFDVRGWVGLTKAQLINRGDADLLTYAVALGFPDLGKEGNLGAIIVGAEPYLTDLNVPGDPNFSEDIPFHIEALYKYQLNDNVSITPGVIWLTAPNQNEDNSDVVIGTLRTTFTF; translated from the coding sequence ATGATGAAATTGCTGGCTCATGGACTCAAGATCAGTCCGGTCCTGTGGGGGGCGATCGCCCTTGGTAGCGCCGCTGTGCCGGGGGCGATCGCAGCGGAGCCCCTGCCCGAGGCGACCGTCTCTCCGGCCCTCACCCAGGTCACCTCTGTCTCGCAGCTCTCGGACGTCCAGCCTACGGACTGGGCCTTTCAGGCACTGCAGTCCCTCGTCGAGCGCTACGGCTGTATCGCAGGCTACCCCGACGGTACCTATCGCGGCAACCGGGCCATGACCCGCTACGAGTTCGCCGCCGGCCTCAACGCCTGCCTCGATCGCGTGAATGAACTCATCGCCGCCGGAACTGCCGACCTCGCTACCCAGGAGGATCTGGCCGCCCTGCAACGCCTGCAAGAAGAATTCGCCGCTGAGCTGGCCACCCTGCGCGGCCGCGTGGACTCCCTGGAGGCTCGCACTGCTGAACTCGAGGCTAACCAGTTCTCCACCACCACCAAGCTGAACGGAGAAGCCGCTTTCACCTTGGCCGATGCCTTCGGGGATGACGTGGATGCCGAGACCGTCTTTCATGACAGAGTGCGGCTCCAGCTCACCAGCACCTTCAATGGCAAAGATCGCCTCTACACCCGTCTCTATGCTGGAAACCTCGGCACCTCCTTTGCGCCGACCCTGGGTACCAACGAAGGCCGCTATGCCTTCGACGGCGCAGTTGACAATGACGTCTTGATTGACCGTCTGCACTACGTGTTTCCAGTGGGCGATCGCCTCCAGGTGACCGCCATGGCCAGCCTCGCAGGCCACCACTTCTACGCCGACACCTTCAACCCCGGCCTCGAAGCGGGCGGCGGCGCCACCGGTGCCCTCTCGCGCTTTGGAGAACGCAACCCCATCTATCGCTTTGGTCTCGGCGGTCAGGGCATCGGTCTGCGCTACAAGGTCAGCAACTCCATCGAAGCGTCGGCGGGCTACATGGCGCGCGGCGGTGATAACCCCAGCGAAAAGGCGGGCCTCTTTGACGGCAACTACTCGGCCCTCGCTCAGCTCGTCTTCAAGCCCAGCGACAGCTTCAAGGTTGGCCTCACCTACATCCACTCCTACGACGGCACCGCCCGCCGCTTCTCCTTTGGCGGCACCGGCACCAACCTGGGCAACCTCGCCCCCGCAGCCCTCGGCGGCCTCAACACCCCCGTTTCCAGCAACGCCTACGGCGCTCAGGCCTACTTCCGGGTCAGCCCCAAGTTTGATGTGCGCGGCTGGGTCGGCCTGACCAAGGCCCAGCTGATCAACCGGGGAGACGCCGACCTGCTCACCTATGCGGTGGCCCTGGGCTTCCCCGACCTGGGCAAAGAAGGCAACCTCGGCGCGATCATCGTGGGAGCTGAGCCCTATCTCACCGACCTCAATGTTCCTGGAGATCCCAACTTCAGCGAGGATATCCCCTTCCACATCGAGGCGCTGTACAAGTATCAGCTCAATGACAATGTCTCCATCACGCCGGGGGTCATCTGGCTCACCGCGCCTAACCAAAACGAAGATAACAGTGACGTGGTGATCGGTACCTTGCGCACCACCTTCACG
- the gghA gene encoding glucosylglycerol hydrolase produces MTVKASHLKLIEEETQALLDWAASVEQSDDTYFGKAQTLARRLGAHYRADGLTAFGFWTPELLAEVLRPREIYLEVFTPVDEVDLRSPEQTVVFRRDRLRLRQQGEYFWGVVGGLRAGRRDRLGSLYWMRFEDPHGNLQIIRDSLAESLPFGVFAPAEVYDWETLQAERADLDYFRRTGRAIAESPENSELPRVPAPLNILQLHVGTASPEGTFEGITAIFRRISEKLAAGETLTPAEENYIGYDAVQLLPVEPTIEYRDDNSPESEFFAQLPVDDDSDQVEVRLRKPITQDWGYDVPILGSAATNPALLGSLRPDEAIEFISTLHTFSAGPIQLIYDLVYGHADNQAEQLINRQFLKGPNMYGQDLNHQLPTVRAILLEMQRRKINTGADGIRVDGGQDFRFFNPLSGRIEYDDAYLLAMSDVVQEIGGYQRLMFTIFEDGRPWPQEGWEETSTYRELTELRPESYQWGPLIFAHNTPTLEKFWDQKWRRVCEVMYQGDRWITGCANHDTVRRGNQVDPQGPVNRNLGETLPEVLDNAYDNPAVTLWVYGFSPGLPMDFLNALMRSPWLFFRNTDERYGVKVVSEEVGFLDWQVTPELYDHADLFPRLKSLGFETLGPLREFAKALQTTMVETDCNLNAVVEACQTCLDSDSAACGVSALKSLRQSQQVPFAEQLDIPKLKAFALMFMEDCYEACNVSRDEAHLSPEQTAFNRSLRKFRRSRPWLRENLSGGDRFNRISEEKQSLFYGWRANPEQPEDQVVMAAHMGGEPLTVTLGDWLQLDLGEWKVAIASPGLQESGAIDDLRLFELKDSQAVLLVRA; encoded by the coding sequence GTGACAGTCAAAGCCTCCCACCTAAAGCTGATCGAGGAAGAGACCCAGGCACTTCTGGACTGGGCGGCGAGTGTTGAGCAGTCGGACGACACCTACTTTGGTAAAGCCCAGACTTTGGCAAGGCGACTAGGAGCCCACTATCGCGCCGACGGACTAACGGCCTTTGGATTTTGGACGCCGGAGCTGCTGGCGGAGGTTTTGCGGCCGCGAGAGATCTACCTAGAGGTGTTCACGCCCGTCGATGAGGTGGATCTGCGATCGCCCGAACAGACGGTGGTGTTTCGTCGCGATCGCCTGCGGCTGCGTCAGCAGGGAGAGTATTTCTGGGGCGTGGTGGGAGGACTGCGCGCGGGCAGGCGCGATCGCCTGGGATCGCTCTACTGGATGCGCTTCGAAGATCCCCACGGCAACTTGCAAATCATTCGAGATAGTCTGGCGGAGTCTCTCCCCTTTGGTGTTTTTGCCCCGGCGGAGGTCTATGACTGGGAGACGCTTCAGGCTGAGCGCGCGGACCTCGACTATTTCCGGCGCACCGGACGGGCGATCGCCGAAAGCCCAGAAAACTCTGAGTTGCCTCGCGTACCGGCCCCGCTGAACATCTTGCAGCTCCACGTTGGCACCGCCTCCCCCGAAGGAACCTTTGAAGGAATCACGGCGATTTTTCGGCGAATCTCAGAGAAGCTAGCGGCGGGTGAAACTCTCACCCCAGCGGAAGAAAACTATATTGGCTACGATGCGGTGCAGCTGTTGCCCGTGGAGCCCACGATTGAATATCGCGATGATAATAGTCCCGAGAGTGAGTTTTTCGCCCAGCTGCCCGTAGACGACGACTCGGACCAAGTCGAAGTGCGTCTGCGCAAACCCATCACCCAAGACTGGGGCTATGATGTCCCAATTTTGGGGTCGGCAGCGACCAATCCGGCTCTGCTGGGGAGTTTGCGCCCGGACGAGGCGATCGAATTTATTTCTACGCTTCATACCTTTTCGGCTGGGCCAATCCAGCTAATTTATGACTTGGTGTATGGCCACGCCGATAACCAAGCCGAGCAGCTGATCAATCGCCAGTTTCTCAAGGGGCCGAATATGTACGGCCAGGATCTCAACCACCAGCTGCCGACGGTGCGGGCCATTTTATTAGAAATGCAGCGCCGCAAAATTAATACCGGCGCGGATGGCATTCGGGTGGATGGGGGCCAGGATTTCCGCTTCTTTAATCCCCTCTCGGGGCGCATAGAGTATGACGATGCCTATCTCCTGGCCATGAGTGATGTGGTGCAGGAGATAGGCGGATACCAGCGGCTGATGTTCACGATCTTTGAAGACGGGCGTCCCTGGCCCCAGGAAGGCTGGGAGGAGACCTCGACCTATCGGGAGCTAACGGAGCTGCGGCCTGAGTCCTATCAGTGGGGGCCGCTGATTTTTGCCCACAATACGCCGACCCTAGAGAAGTTCTGGGATCAGAAGTGGCGGCGGGTGTGCGAGGTGATGTATCAGGGCGATCGCTGGATTACCGGCTGCGCCAACCACGACACGGTGCGGCGCGGCAACCAGGTCGATCCCCAGGGGCCGGTCAATCGGAACCTGGGTGAGACCCTGCCGGAGGTGCTGGACAATGCCTACGACAACCCGGCGGTGACCCTGTGGGTCTACGGCTTTAGTCCGGGGCTACCCATGGACTTTTTGAATGCGCTGATGCGATCGCCCTGGCTGTTTTTCCGCAATACCGATGAGCGCTACGGCGTGAAGGTGGTGTCGGAGGAGGTGGGCTTTTTGGACTGGCAGGTGACGCCCGAGCTCTACGATCACGCCGATCTCTTTCCCCGACTCAAGTCTCTGGGCTTTGAGACGCTGGGGCCGCTGCGCGAGTTTGCCAAGGCACTCCAGACCACCATGGTGGAGACGGACTGCAACCTAAACGCGGTGGTGGAGGCCTGCCAAACCTGCCTCGATAGCGACTCGGCGGCCTGCGGCGTCTCGGCCCTCAAGAGTCTGCGCCAGTCTCAGCAGGTGCCCTTTGCCGAGCAGCTCGACATTCCCAAGCTCAAGGCCTTTGCGCTGATGTTTATGGAAGACTGCTATGAGGCGTGCAATGTCTCGCGGGATGAGGCGCACCTGAGCCCGGAGCAGACGGCCTTTAACCGGTCGCTGCGCAAGTTTCGGCGATCGCGCCCCTGGCTGCGCGAAAACCTCTCGGGGGGCGATCGCTTCAACCGCATTAGCGAAGAGAAGCAGAGTCTCTTTTATGGCTGGCGGGCCAACCCGGAGCAGCCCGAGGATCAGGTGGTGATGGCGGCCCACATGGGCGGCGAGCCCCTGACGGTGACGCTGGGGGACTGGCTCCAGCTCGACTTGGGCGAGTGGAAAGTGGCGATCGCCTCTCCCGGTCTCCAAGAGAGCGGCGCGATCGACGATCTGCGTCTCTTCGAATTGAAAGACAGTCAGGCGGTTTTGCTGGTGCGAGCCTAA
- a CDS encoding tetratricopeptide repeat protein, with amino-acid sequence MYRALWNLTKRFLGEENPVAVACLQQLVDSHISRSRYAEAEPLLQELLAVRKRALGADHPDVATSLNNLGCLYYYQGRYDEAEPLYQESLSLRKRLLGENHPDVATSLNNLASLYESQGRYNEAEPLYLESLSLRRRLLGEKHLDVAAGLNNLAHLYDSQGRYDEAEPLYQKSLSLWKRLLGEEHPDVATSLNNLANLYCSQGRYDEAEPLYQESLSLRKRLLGEEHPDVATSLNDLANLYCSQGRYDEAEPLYQESLSLWKRLLGEEHPYVALGLNNLASLYSSQGRYDEAELLYQESLSLKKRLLGKQHPDVATGLNNLAHLYCSQERYDRAELLYQESLSLRKRLLGEEHPDVALGLNNLASLYDSQGRYDEAEPLYQESLSLWKRLLGEEHPDVALGLNNLAGLYRSQERYDKAELLYQESLSLWKRLLGKEHPDVALGLNNLAGLYRSQERYDKAELLYQESLSLRKRLLGEEHPDVAISLNNLAGLYKSQGRYEEAKPLYEEALRIAQRRLGSQHSSTLNILESLSALRQQMQEQERDEES; translated from the coding sequence GTGTATAGAGCCTTGTGGAATCTCACGAAACGGTTTCTCGGCGAGGAAAACCCAGTGGCGGTTGCTTGCTTGCAGCAACTAGTGGATTCCCACATATCGCGATCGCGATATGCCGAAGCCGAGCCTCTGCTCCAAGAGCTTCTAGCTGTAAGAAAGCGTGCGCTAGGAGCGGATCATCCGGATGTAGCGACTAGTTTGAACAACTTAGGATGTCTCTATTATTATCAAGGGCGGTATGACGAAGCAGAGCCTTTGTACCAGGAGTCGCTGTCTTTGCGGAAGCGATTGCTAGGAGAGAATCATCCAGATGTCGCAACTAGTTTGAATAACCTCGCGAGTCTCTACGAGTCGCAAGGACGCTATAACGAGGCAGAGCCTTTGTACCTGGAGTCGCTGTCTTTGCGGAGGCGATTGCTGGGAGAGAAGCATCTGGATGTAGCGGCTGGTTTGAATAACCTAGCGCATCTCTACGATTCGCAAGGGCGGTATGACGAAGCAGAGCCTTTGTACCAGAAGTCTCTGTCTTTGTGGAAGCGCCTGCTGGGAGAGGAGCATCCGGATGTCGCGACTAGTTTGAACAACCTAGCGAATCTCTACTGTTCGCAAGGGCGGTATGACGAAGCAGAGCCTTTGTACCAGGAGTCGCTATCTTTGCGGAAGCGCTTGCTGGGAGAGGAGCATCCGGATGTCGCGACTAGTTTGAACGATCTAGCGAATCTCTACTGTTCGCAAGGGCGGTATGACGAAGCAGAGCCTTTGTACCAGGAGTCTCTGTCTTTGTGGAAGCGCTTGCTGGGAGAGGAGCATCCGTATGTGGCGCTTGGTTTGAACAACCTAGCGAGTCTCTACTCTTCGCAAGGGCGGTATGACGAAGCTGAACTGCTGTACCAGGAGTCCTTGTCTTTAAAGAAGCGTTTGCTAGGAAAGCAGCATCCGGATGTGGCGACTGGTTTGAATAACCTAGCGCATCTCTACTGTTCGCAAGAACGATATGACAGAGCAGAGCTGTTGTACCAAGAGTCACTGTCTTTGCGGAAGCGCCTGCTGGGAGAGGAGCATCCGGATGTGGCGCTTGGTTTGAACAACCTAGCGAGTCTCTACGATTCGCAAGGGCGGTATGACGAAGCAGAGCCTTTGTACCAGGAGTCTCTGTCTTTGTGGAAGCGCCTGCTGGGAGAGGAGCATCCGGATGTGGCGCTTGGTTTGAACAACCTAGCGGGTCTCTACCGGTCACAAGAACGATATGACAAAGCAGAGCTGTTGTACCAAGAGTCACTGTCTTTGTGGAAGCGCCTGCTGGGAAAGGAGCATCCGGATGTGGCGCTTGGTTTGAACAACCTAGCGGGTCTCTACCGGTCACAAGAACGATATGACAAAGCAGAGCTGTTGTACCAAGAGTCACTGTCTTTGCGGAAGCGATTGCTGGGCGAGGAACACCCGGATGTCGCAATTAGTTTGAACAACCTAGCGGGTCTCTACAAATCGCAAGGGCGATATGAGGAAGCCAAGCCGCTGTATGAAGAGGCTCTTAGGATAGCTCAGCGTCGGTTGGGATCTCAGCACTCAAGCACGCTCAATATTCTGGAAAGTTTGTCTGCGTTGCGGCAGCAGATGCAGGAACAAGAGCGAGACGAAGAAAGTTGA
- the glpK gene encoding glycerol kinase GlpK — protein sequence MTHASAAYILALDLGTTGNRALLFDREGRVVSQAYREMTQYYPQPGWLEHDPREIWEQTHWAIQTAIQKAQIAPEAIAAVGLTVQRETCLLWDKTTGRPLHNAIVWQDRRTAYRCNQLRADGYAEMVRDRTGLVLDAYFSATKIAWLIDRVQPEQPPVDWSNILAGTVDSWVLWNLTGGKVHATDHSNASRTMLMNLESLAWDEKLLELFGIPASLMPEIRPSFGYFGHTDKAIVGAEIPIMAILGDQQAALLAHGCDRPGLLKCTYGTGCFLIAHTGETLTRSDHQLLSTVAWSRDRSVGFALEGSMFTAGACIQWLRDGLKLITSAADTQPMAESVSDNGGVYFVPALSGLGAPHWDMSARGAFLGLTGAARREHLVRSVLEAIAFQVKEVVEAMNQDGGTQIQRLKVDGGACQNDFLMQFQADALGIEVERPAVLDATAQGAAFAAGLAAGFWDDYGALVSARQVDRVFRPGKAAAQVQAQAEIWQRALERAKHWTED from the coding sequence ATGACTCACGCTTCTGCTGCCTATATCCTGGCCCTGGATCTGGGAACGACGGGGAATCGGGCGCTGCTGTTTGATCGCGAGGGCCGTGTGGTCAGTCAGGCCTACCGCGAGATGACCCAGTATTATCCCCAGCCCGGATGGCTAGAGCATGACCCCCGAGAGATCTGGGAGCAGACTCACTGGGCCATCCAAACGGCAATCCAGAAGGCCCAAATCGCGCCAGAGGCGATCGCCGCCGTGGGCCTGACGGTGCAGCGCGAAACCTGTCTGCTGTGGGACAAAACCACGGGCCGCCCGCTCCACAACGCCATCGTCTGGCAGGACCGCCGCACCGCTTACCGCTGCAACCAGCTCCGCGCCGACGGCTACGCCGAGATGGTGCGCGATCGCACTGGCCTGGTCCTCGATGCCTACTTCTCCGCCACCAAGATCGCCTGGCTGATCGACCGGGTGCAGCCGGAGCAGCCGCCGGTGGACTGGTCAAATATCCTGGCGGGTACGGTGGACAGCTGGGTGCTGTGGAACCTGACCGGCGGCAAGGTCCACGCCACGGACCACAGCAACGCCAGCCGCACCATGCTGATGAATCTGGAGTCCCTCGCCTGGGACGAAAAGCTGCTGGAGCTGTTTGGCATTCCGGCGTCGCTGATGCCCGAGATCCGCCCCAGTTTTGGCTACTTCGGGCACACGGACAAGGCGATCGTGGGGGCGGAGATCCCGATTATGGCGATCTTGGGCGATCAGCAGGCGGCGCTGCTGGCCCACGGCTGCGATCGCCCCGGCCTGCTGAAGTGTACCTACGGCACCGGGTGTTTCTTGATTGCCCACACCGGCGAGACCCTGACCCGCTCGGATCACCAGCTTTTGTCCACGGTGGCCTGGAGCCGCGATCGCAGCGTGGGCTTCGCCCTGGAGGGCAGTATGTTCACCGCCGGGGCCTGCATCCAGTGGCTGCGGGACGGCCTCAAGCTGATCACCTCGGCCGCAGACACCCAGCCCATGGCCGAGAGCGTCAGCGACAATGGCGGCGTCTATTTTGTCCCGGCCCTGAGCGGCTTGGGGGCTCCCCACTGGGATATGAGCGCGCGGGGGGCGTTTCTGGGCCTGACGGGGGCGGCTCGGCGCGAGCACCTGGTGCGATCGGTGCTGGAGGCGATCGCCTTCCAGGTCAAGGAAGTGGTCGAGGCCATGAACCAGGACGGCGGCACCCAGATCCAGCGCCTCAAGGTCGATGGCGGAGCCTGCCAAAACGACTTCCTGATGCAGTTTCAGGCGGATGCTCTGGGCATCGAGGTGGAGCGGCCAGCGGTCCTAGACGCGACGGCCCAAGGGGCTGCCTTTGCGGCGGGGCTAGCGGCGGGCTTCTGGGACGACTACGGCGCGCTGGTGTCGGCTCGCCAAGTCGATCGGGTCTTCCGACCGGGGAAGGCGGCGGCCCAGGTGCAGGCCCAGGCGGAGATCTGGCAGCGGGCGCTGGAGCGGGCCAAGCACTGGACCGAAGACTAA
- a CDS encoding HAD family hydrolase: MRSNYSLVLATDLDGTFLGGSSQQRAEFYQSIQACRDDILLVFVTGRDLGFVRSLCEDPLFPHPDYIIGDVGTTIVDGRTHEPLREVQDWVSDRWQDAGDRVKAMLADEPGLELQPVPTERRISYYYKPDELQPSTVQKVIDAGFDCILSADLYLDVMPKGIAKGPTLLKFIDALSLDPDSVIPCGDTLNDLSLFETGLKSVAVGNSEPKLVKAIQTMDNVYHSPHPGVAGIRDGLTVYGKQLEVAA; this comes from the coding sequence ATGCGTTCCAACTACTCGCTAGTTCTTGCCACTGATCTAGACGGCACGTTTCTAGGAGGATCCAGTCAGCAGCGCGCTGAATTCTACCAATCCATTCAGGCCTGCCGCGACGATATACTACTCGTCTTTGTCACCGGGCGCGATCTCGGTTTCGTTCGCAGCCTCTGCGAAGATCCCCTTTTTCCCCATCCTGATTACATCATTGGCGACGTGGGCACCACCATTGTGGATGGGCGCACCCACGAGCCCCTGCGCGAAGTCCAAGACTGGGTGAGCGATCGCTGGCAAGACGCAGGCGATCGCGTCAAAGCCATGCTGGCCGACGAGCCCGGCCTCGAGCTGCAGCCCGTCCCCACCGAGCGGCGCATCTCCTACTATTACAAGCCTGACGAACTGCAGCCCAGCACCGTTCAAAAGGTGATCGATGCCGGGTTTGACTGCATTCTCTCCGCCGATTTGTACCTTGACGTGATGCCCAAAGGCATTGCTAAAGGCCCCACGCTGCTGAAATTTATCGACGCTCTCAGCCTCGATCCCGACAGCGTGATTCCCTGCGGCGACACCCTCAACGATCTCTCTCTCTTTGAGACCGGCCTCAAAAGCGTTGCGGTCGGCAACTCCGAGCCCAAGCTGGTCAAAGCAATTCAAACGATGGACAACGTTTATCACAGTCCCCATCCCGGCGTTGCGGGCATCCGGGACGGACTCACGGTCTATGGCAAACAACTAGAGGTTGCTGCATGA